The following proteins come from a genomic window of Elusimicrobiota bacterium:
- the ala gene encoding alanine dehydrogenase: MADVLWLSEKDVADLLSVESALPMVEAAFAQLARGEAQMPPKLYLEFKEYNGDLRAMPAYLPKTACADGRPYAGVKVVNSHPDNPRRGLPTVQAIYILNDPETGAPLAVMAAGRLTDVRTGAAGGVAAKHLARRDSKVLGLVGAGRQAGAQWEALSSLFPLTEVRVAAATEEESAAFCRRHHRPGGPLLRPVGIPEACDADIVVTTTPGRRVVVRPEWIKDGTHINAIGADAPGKQELDAGVLQKARIIVDSPEQAMHSGEINVPLTTGAISPRHIAASLGEVVIGKKPGRVTERDITVFDSTGLAIQDVAVAACVYQRAVQLQRGTKVPL, from the coding sequence ATGGCCGACGTTCTCTGGCTGTCCGAAAAAGACGTGGCCGACCTCCTGTCGGTCGAAAGCGCGTTGCCCATGGTGGAGGCGGCCTTCGCCCAATTGGCCCGGGGCGAGGCCCAAATGCCGCCCAAGTTGTACCTGGAGTTTAAGGAATACAACGGCGACCTGCGGGCCATGCCCGCCTACCTGCCCAAAACCGCCTGCGCCGACGGGCGGCCCTACGCGGGCGTCAAGGTGGTCAACTCGCACCCGGACAACCCCCGGCGCGGTCTGCCGACGGTCCAAGCCATCTACATTTTAAATGACCCGGAGACCGGGGCCCCCTTGGCGGTGATGGCCGCCGGGCGGCTCACCGACGTGCGCACCGGCGCCGCCGGCGGGGTGGCCGCCAAGCATTTGGCCCGTCGAGATTCGAAGGTCCTGGGGCTTGTGGGCGCGGGACGCCAGGCCGGCGCGCAATGGGAGGCCCTGTCGAGCCTTTTCCCGTTGACGGAAGTGCGGGTCGCCGCCGCGACCGAAGAGGAAAGCGCCGCTTTTTGTCGCCGCCACCACCGCCCCGGGGGGCCGTTGCTCCGTCCCGTGGGAATCCCCGAGGCCTGCGACGCCGACATCGTGGTCACCACCACCCCCGGCCGCCGCGTGGTGGTGCGCCCGGAGTGGATCAAGGACGGCACGCACATCAACGCCATCGGCGCCGACGCCCCGGGCAAGCAGGAACTGGACGCCGGCGTGCTGCAAAAGGCCCGCATCATCGTCGACAGCCCCGAACAGGCCATGCACTCGGGGGAGATCAACGTGCCGTTGACCACCGGGGCGATTTCGCCGCGGCACATCGCCGCCTCCCTCGGCGAAGTGGTGATCGGCAAGAAGCCCGGGCGGGTGACCGAGCGGGACATCACCGTTTTTGATTCCACCGGCCTGGCCATCCAAGACGTGGCCGTGGCCGCCTGCGTTTACCAGCGCGCTGTTCAACTTCAGAGAGGGACGAAAGTCCCTCTCTAA
- a CDS encoding DUF1015 domain-containing protein, producing MPDIQPFRAFVYGAKHQKNIQSLVCPPYDVISPEGRAALVKKDPGNFVRVELPAGDAATRYGDAARLWSEWVEQGVLERDERPCLYGYEARFRSQVDGRLLKRRGFFASLKTAPWGRGVFPHEKTLPTHKVDRLNLFKAARVQTSPIQLLAQDRSGAIARTVNEGMAGRPWLRFTDEAGVTHSLWKWPEGPRTRRLTALFKKSPCAIADGHHRYETSLNYAAWAKKKGRALFPGAGRVMAYFSSSDDRGLEVLPTHRAVPWEKRKFVNLEKWGTLTPLPGLGALKKLIDGREPAGALAVGVFREGRYYRYAFNKIPSELKGTPHQKLAATILHAGALKGLGKEDFFFTRDPKEAARRAGATKGWAFFLAPNTVAEVLEVSTAGLVMPPKSTYFYPKMPSGMLSMSLQGAL from the coding sequence ATGCCCGATATCCAGCCCTTTCGCGCCTTTGTGTACGGCGCGAAGCACCAAAAGAACATCCAATCCCTGGTGTGCCCGCCCTACGACGTGATTTCTCCCGAAGGGCGCGCCGCCCTGGTCAAAAAAGACCCCGGCAATTTTGTCCGCGTCGAACTGCCCGCGGGGGACGCCGCGACCCGGTACGGCGACGCCGCCCGCCTTTGGAGCGAATGGGTGGAACAAGGGGTGCTGGAGCGGGACGAGCGCCCCTGTCTTTACGGTTACGAGGCGCGGTTTCGGTCCCAGGTGGACGGCCGTCTTTTGAAGCGGCGCGGTTTTTTCGCCTCGCTCAAAACCGCGCCCTGGGGGCGCGGGGTCTTCCCCCACGAAAAAACCCTTCCCACCCACAAAGTGGACCGGTTGAATTTGTTCAAGGCCGCCCGCGTCCAAACCAGCCCCATACAGCTTTTGGCCCAAGACCGTTCGGGGGCCATCGCGCGGACGGTAAACGAGGGCATGGCGGGCCGCCCTTGGTTGCGGTTCACCGATGAAGCGGGCGTGACGCACAGTCTTTGGAAATGGCCGGAAGGGCCCCGCACGCGCCGGTTGACGGCCCTCTTCAAAAAGTCCCCCTGCGCGATCGCCGACGGTCACCACCGCTACGAAACGTCGCTCAATTACGCGGCCTGGGCCAAGAAGAAGGGCCGGGCCCTTTTCCCCGGGGCGGGCCGGGTGATGGCTTATTTTTCCTCATCGGACGACCGGGGGTTGGAGGTTTTGCCGACCCACCGCGCGGTGCCCTGGGAAAAACGAAAATTCGTGAATCTGGAGAAATGGGGGACCTTGACGCCGCTCCCGGGGCTGGGCGCCTTAAAGAAGTTGATCGACGGGCGGGAGCCGGCGGGCGCCCTGGCCGTGGGGGTTTTTCGCGAGGGGCGGTATTATCGCTACGCCTTCAATAAAATTCCGTCGGAGCTCAAAGGCACGCCCCATCAAAAATTGGCCGCCACGATTTTGCACGCGGGGGCGCTAAAGGGGTTGGGCAAAGAAGATTTTTTCTTCACCCGGGACCCCAAGGAGGCCGCCCGCCGCGCGGGCGCGACCAAGGGATGGGCTTTTTTCCTCGCCCCCAACACCGTGGCCGAGGTGCTGGAGGTCTCCACCGCGGGTTTGGTGATGCCGCCCAAAAGCACCTATTTCTACCCCAAGATGCCGTCGGGCATGCTCAGTATGTCCCTGCAGGGCGCGCTGTAA
- a CDS encoding cold-shock protein — MKGTVKWFNASKGYGFITPETGEDVFVHFSAIQAEGYKSLEEGQAVEFDVVKGPKGLQAANVRLP, encoded by the coding sequence ATGAAGGGTACAGTGAAATGGTTTAACGCCTCCAAAGGCTATGGTTTCATCACCCCGGAAACCGGAGAAGACGTGTTCGTTCACTTCTCCGCCATCCAGGCCGAGGGCTACAAATCCCTCGAAGAGGGCCAGGCCGTGGAGTTCGATGTGGTGAAAGGGCCGAAAGGTCTTCAAGCCGCCAACGTCCGCCTGCCGTAA